The following DNA comes from Brassica oleracea var. oleracea cultivar TO1000 chromosome C5, BOL, whole genome shotgun sequence.
CTTGATAACACGTTTTAAACCACTACCACATGCATCCAGTCTCTCCCGCACACGAAACTGACCTGTAATATTTTTTCACATTCCTTATAATATTGCTAAAAGCTAAAGAAGATGTCAAACTCTCGTGAGACTCAACTGTGTTATTTTATAGATTTTTCAATGTTTTTTGGTTTTCATGATCTAGCTTTATATACTAGCAATTAAACATTAATTTCCTTGCAAATGTAATTATCTCAAGTGAAAACAGTTAAATATGTGTATACCAATAAAACGTGGACTCTGTCTTAGTTGTCAAGTTTTTGGTACATTTCTCGAGAACAGTCAAGTGCTATCATGGTGAGGACGCACATGAATAAATTTTAACCAATAATTCAGCTGGTTGGGAGCTAACGGATTAGCTTCCTAACTCTTTGGGTTGAATCTTATCGGAACAATTAATTTTACTAGAAGAAGCAAGAAAAGGATAGATATATTGGACCCACTTTATTGATAGTCCAACTAACATACACCAAACTATAACATCGGTCTATTAATAACCCAAAAGTTCAAACCAAACAACAAGACAATAAAAAGTTCTTACAACACACACTTCTTGTCTGGGAAACAAAAAAAAAGGAAATTAGAAGAAAAGAGATCAATGGAGGAAGAATACATAAGAGTGATAAACATAACAGTGATTGGAGTTATCTCATGGGGTTTGATTTTCATCCTCGTGCGACGAATCTTTTCAAACTACTCCTTCGACTTCAGCACTCGTATTGTCTCGACCCTTCACGCCACAGTCGCGGTCGTTTTAGCAACTCTTACGATTCAAGATTGGTCTCGTCCAGTTTATCCCATAGCTTCCACGTCATCTCTCCAGCAGATGGAAACGATGGCATTTTCTTTGTCTTACATGATCTACGATCTCATTTGTAGTCACTTTGACCAAGTCCTTAGCATTGATAATGCCGTTCATCATTCTGTCTGCATTCTTGGTTTTGTAGCTGGACTTTGCTACCGAAAGGTAGTATATATTTATTTTAATTCCTAGGTTCAAAGTTGCGTTTTAAAGAAATAAACTGAACTTTTTGTATTTTTCTTGTTGTGAATTTATGGTGGAATTAAGTGCGCATCCGAGATGGTTGCAGCAATTTGGATTACAGAGATCTCAAGTCCATTCCTTCACCTCAGGGAGATTCTTAAAGAGATTGGTTACAGAGACACCGATCTCAATCTTGCCGCCGATGTGAGTATTAGCATTAAAACTGATGAATTAGAATTACTATTTTCATGATTTCCTATGTGGTAAAAATTGCTTTTAACTATCGTTTTAGATGAATTAGAAACGTCTTTGAATTCTTTTGTAGGTTCCATGTTAGACGTTCCATGTTTCTATTGATCTATTATAAGGTTGATCAAACTAAAACATCGTTTTAGAAATATAGTTATCAAAAACTAAAACCAACACGTAAACATAGTTAATTTGTCAAATCTTGTTATTTTAACAAAAAAAAAACATTGTTAATTTGTCAAATCTTGTTAGCTTTAATAAACGAATTTATATAGTTCTTCGTGAGATGTGTATATGAGGAAAGTCAACTAACTAGTAATAAATGGTATGTAGGTGTGTTTCGCAACAATCTTCTCACTCGCGAGAATGGTGGGTGGACCTTACCTCGTTTACGTCACGATGGCTGCTGATAACCCCATCCTCATCAAGGTAAATTAATTCCTATGCTCTATGATGCATTTTTTATTTTCTTTTGGGTTTTGACTTTTTATTGTTTCATAAATTTCTCCCTATGATAGTTTTTTTATAAATATATGAAACAAATTTGAACACCACTATTTCTTCTTGAAATATAGATCTTGTTAAGAAACTATCCGCATTATGCTGATTAATCTCATCATGTATCAAAAATTTCAGTTGAAACATAATAATATTTGATTATTTTTTTCTTATTTTTGTAGGCAATGGCGTTGGGATTACAACTCGTGAGCGCATTCTGGTTTTACAAAATACTGAAGATGATGAGATACAAAATTATGAGAAGATCAATGCCCAATACAAAATCAGATTAGTTGAAGTTAGTTTATTATTTTATCGATTATAATATTGGTGAATTCTGATTTGTTTGTCATTTTAAGAATATTTGATTATTTTTTTATTTTACATGAAAATCTGTGGAATTCAAAATGGGATTAAAATAATTAATAAATAAAAAAAGCTTTTTGCAAGAATGACTCAAAACTCAAAGTAAAACCTAAAACTAATCCATGTGTTTTTGGATTTTTTCTTTTGTCCTATTCATCCCACAAGTTCATGATATTCACGAAAATGGCATCAATTTTTTTTTTTCTTTTTCCGAAAATGACATTTTTACTCTCTCACCCTCATCATCTTCAAATAATTACAAGATTGTCATTATCATCAATACCCAACCACCATGAACAACCAATTTGAAGCTCTTAATGCACATAAAATCGATTTACACTCTCTCTTTCTCACTTGTTATGAACTAAAAACAACATCTCTTTCACTTTGCCTCCATATTCATCCAAAAAACTCAAGCTTTTGATTCAAAATTTTTTATGGTTGATAGAGCCATTCAAGCATACTATTCTTGGTGAGTTACTTTCGTTTGAGATTCTGGGTGGTTGGAGAAGACTCTGTGTGCTAAGGAAGTCATCTCACTAGTTTAAGGTATGAAATTGAATTTTTTTCCAGATCTGTTTGTGTAGAAGACTTACTCGTAAGTAGTCTGGCTGTAGAAGACTTACGGGTAAGTCTTCTCGTCAAACGGACGACTTACTTTTAAGTCGTCATCTTTGTATGTTAAAAAAATTCTAGAGAATACCCTAGACGACTTACTGATAAGTCGTCTAGGATAAATGAGTTAGTTTTGCATTTGACCGAATTGTGTCAGATATTTGACTATTCCTGGACGACTTACCAGTAAGTCTTCTCCGGGAAAACAAAAATTNNNNNNNNNNNNNNNNNNNNNNNNNNNNNNNNNNNNNNNNNNNNNNNNNNNNNNNNNNNNNNNNNNNNNNNNNNNNNNNNNNNNNNNNNNNNNNNNNNNNNNNNNNNNNNNNNNNNNNNNNNNNNNNNNNNNNNNNNNNNNNNNNNNNNNNNNNNNNNNNNNNNNNNNNNNNNNNNNNNNNNNCAAATAAGTCGTCTAGCTTTAATAAAATATTGAAATTTTTGTTTTCCGTGAGACGACTTACTGGTAAGTCGTCTAGGAAAAGTCAAATATCTGATACAATTCGGTCAAATGCAAAACTAACCCATTTATCCTAGACGACTTATCAGTAANNNNNNNNNNNNNNNNNNNNNNNNNNNNNNNNNNNNNNNNNNNNNNNNNNNNNNNNNNNNNNNNNNNNNNNNNNNNNNNNNNNNNNNNCTTACTGGTATGTCGTCTGCGTCAATGTTTAGTAAACTTTCATTTTCTCTATGTTTACTAATGTGTTTTAGTTTGAATTTTTGTAGATGATGCGTCAGTTACATGCAGTGTATGGAGAATGGCTGTTGAATGATTGCTGTTGGGATTTTGTGGTTGATAATGACAAAGGAGCGAGAATCATTTTTTTTTGGGGAAGTAGATGATGCGTCAGTTACATGCAGTGTATGGAGAATGGCTGTTGAATGATTGCTGTTGGGATTTTGTGGTTGATAATGACAAAGGAGCGAGAATCATTTTTTTTTGGGGAAGGTTAGACACATGCTGAACTTCTTGCAATGGCTCAAGAAGATTATAATCTGGACNNNNNNNNNNNNNNNNNNNNNNNNNNNNNNNNNNNNNNNNNNNNNNNNNNNNNNNNNNNNNNNNNNNNNNNNNNNNNNNNNNNNNNNNNNNNNNNNNNNNNNNNNNNNNNNNNNNNNNNNNNNNNNNNNNNNNNNNNNNNNNNNNNNNNNNNNNNNNNNNNNNNNNNNNNNNNNNNNNNNNNNNNNNNNNNNNNNNNNNNNNNNNNNNNNNNNNNNNNNNNNNNNNNNNNNNNNNNNNNNNNNNNNTTCAAGTTAGTCGTCCAGTGTTTAGTCTTCTAGAAGACCTTCAATTAAGTCGTCCAGAAGGTCGTTCAGTTAGTCGTCCATAGTTTTTTCTTCCAGAAGAACTTCAAGTTAGTCGTCCAGTGATTAGTCTTCCAGGAGACCTTCAATTAAGTCGTCCAGAAGGTCGTCCAGTTAGTCGTCCATGGTTTTTTCTTCCAGAAGACCTTCAAGTTAGTCGTCCACTGTTCAGTCTATGTACTAAAAATCAATTAAGTCATCCAGAAGGTCGTCCAGTTAGTCATCCAGGGTTTTTTCTTCCAGAAGATTCAAGTTAGTCGTCCAGTGTTTAGTCTTCCAGAAGACCTTCAATTAAGTCATCCAGAAGGTCGTCCAGTTAGTCATCCAGGGTTTTTTCTTCCAGAAGATTATCATTGTCCTTGTTTTCGAACTCATGCGCATCAGGAAGCTCTTAAAATATATCCACCACCATCTTATCCTCATAGTCTTCCCGTTGGCCTTAGCAAAGTCTTTTTTACTAAACTCTATCCCAAGAGCATGACATTCAATCTACTTTAGAGTGTACACGCCACAATCACCAGCTCAGGCCGGAGGTATATTGGTCGGTCTCTCATATGTGAATGGCTCCAGGCTGTATTGGGCACGTAGTTCGTCTGAGGAAGCGCACTCAACAAGCAGATAAGGGACCATGTAGAGAAAAGGCTCCATTACCACATCGAGTTCTTCTGGGGAGATACTGGAACAAATGCTGTCAAAGACGACTATGTGCCTCTTAGGGATCGATATCCACATAGCAATCCAATGACTGTCGGCAAAGTTTACTGGCACATATATATCATCAATATTCGTCCCCCAAACCTTGTTCGATTGGCAAAATGATGGTATAGTGCCTGCATTATAATTCTCCTCCCCACCAGGGAGTCTTCTTCCTAAACCGTTGTGATCGGGCTTCGAGTCCTTAAAATCCTTGAAGTTGAATCTCCATTGCTGAGCAAAGAGATGATCAAGGAAGCACATTCTCTTGCTCCTGAAATGTTGTGGGTTAGCGTCGTACCTCTTCCTCAGCACATTAATCCAAGCATCAATATGCTGCATATAAAATAGAGTACAAGTCAGAAGATATCAGACGACTTAGTGGTAAGTCTTCTACGTAGACGACTTACCAGATGACTTACAAGTAAGTCGTCT
Coding sequences within:
- the LOC106293400 gene encoding transmembrane protein 136-like translates to MEEEYIRVINITVIGVISWGLIFILVRRIFSNYSFDFSTRIVSTLHATVAVVLATLTIQDWSRPVYPIASTSSLQQMETMAFSLSYMIYDLICSHFDQVLSIDNAVHHSVCILGFVAGLCYRKCASEMVAAIWITEISSPFLHLREILKEIGYRDTDLNLAADVCFATIFSLARMVGGPYLVYVTMAADNPILIKAMALGLQLVSAFWFYKILKMMRYKIMRRSMPNTKSD